The Eleutherodactylus coqui strain aEleCoq1 chromosome 10, aEleCoq1.hap1, whole genome shotgun sequence genome contains the following window.
gaaatattacttctcatcaaacgacattgcgcacctcatcaaggcggtgagggaaacaatgcaaattgaggaagataacccgccgagaacaatccaggatgagatgtttggcggcctccgatctagaagaaagatcatgttcccagtcaaccagacgctgcagcaagtgatcatagatgaatggcaggaaccggaaaaaaggatcactgttccaaaagagatccgaaaccggctcgcattcgctaccgaggacgtccgcctgtacagggaaacccccaaggtggacatccagatcgcaaaagtggccaagaagaccctcttgcccttcgaggacacctcccagctatccgatccgatggataaaaaaatcgacggattaatgaagaaagcctgggaggcaacatccctcaccatcgaggctaacatagcctcaacctcagtggctagatccatgacgctctggctaaacaggctagaagcctccataaaggatcgggcccccagagaggagttggccagctgtctccccctcttaaaaatggctaccgccttcctggctgacgcatcagcggagacggtaagatacggggcaaaaaccggagtcctcagcaactcagcgagaagggcactatggctgaagacttgggccgcagacattacatccaaaaataagctctgcgccatccccttccaaggggaatatatgtttgggcccgtcctggacaaaatcctggaaaaagtcggcgacaagagtaaaaccctgcctgacagacaacctttcaggaaaccatccttcccgaagaggacgcgccagcctcctcccgaagttaaagggaaagggaagactggaagatggtcgtaccccaagggaggtcggggtaaggaagtccaaccctcccctgaacaaacagggggtagattagcgggctatctaagccagtggcaaggggtaacgtctaacccctgggtactccgaataatcgaagtagggtaccaaattgaattccactcgctaccccctaggagattccttataacctccccggggtccctacaggaacaagggaacctcataaaaggcgttcaggaacttaaggacctaggggtcattgCGCAAGTCCCCGAtcacgaaaggggtgagggattctattcccccctatttctaataaaaaaaccgaatggttccattaggactatatttaatcttaaagccctaaataaatttatctcgtacaaaaaattcaagatggaaacagtaagatccatcgtcccactaatagatcgagatagtgtaatgtgcaccatagatcttaaagatgcatattaccatgtcccaataacggcagcccatcacaagtacctgaggtttgctctgcgggagggagacaagatccaacattaccaattcacggcccttccattcggaatctccaccgcccctcgggtattcacgaaaatcgtaatagagatggtagcctacttcaggcggaatcagatccgcatatttccgtatctggatgactttttgttggtgtcaaggacggaaaagaccatgcgtatagacctatccatggtcttatccaccctaaacagtttagggtggatagttaacaagcagaagtccgacttgaaccctggtacacaaaaggtgtacctgggagtattactagactcccacatccaggaatcccggcttccatcatctaggaaggaagacctcacccaaagagtaaaatccttctgtcaggctacggcggtttccattagagaaacaatgaaggtgctgggcatcctgacggcttgcattcagatagtcccatgggcacaagcccatacccggcaattacaaggatttatccttgccaactgggacaaacggcagacatccctgg
Protein-coding sequences here:
- the LOC136580832 gene encoding lamina-associated polypeptide 2, isoforms alpha/zeta-like, which translates into the protein MRGMHGENSRRGESSIQIRYPLHDKEELQASMASLPQAQPGPSRVPKRPRQTESASSISGESLELLSEGELEDPPVPIEDEKKYYFSSNDIAHLIKAVRETMQIEEDNPPRTIQDEMFGGLRSRRKIMFPVNQTLQQVIIDEWQEPEKRITVPKEIRNRLAFATEDVRLYRETPKVDIQIAKVAKKTLLPFEDTSQLSDPMDKKIDGLMKKAWEATSLTIEANIASTSVARSMTLWLNRLEASIKDRAPREELASCLPLLKMATAFLADASAETVRYGAKTGVLSNSARRALWLKTWAADITSKNKLCAIPFQGEYMFGPVLDKILEKVGDKSKTLPDRQPFRKPSFPKRTRQPPPEVKGKGKTGRWSYPKGGRGAGKRKDGN